In Rutidosis leptorrhynchoides isolate AG116_Rl617_1_P2 chromosome 2, CSIRO_AGI_Rlap_v1, whole genome shotgun sequence, one genomic interval encodes:
- the LOC139893784 gene encoding alcohol dehydrogenase-like 7 produces the protein MNGKNSNTAGKPIRCRAAIARKPGEPLVIEEVMVAPPKSFEVRIKIICTSLCHSDITFWKMETAPAVFPQILGHEAVGVVESVGEGVHEVVEGDTVIPIFLPDCGECTDCLSEKSNLCTKLPFSISPWMDREETSRFTDINGEIVYHYLFVSTFSEYTVVDIAHVTKIDPAIPPNRACLLGCGISTGVGAAWKTAKVEAGTTIAIFGLGTIGLAVAEGARLCGAKRIIGIDVNQDKCELAKKFGVTDFVNSLDCGDKTVSQVITEMTGGGADYCFECVGLASLVHDAYACCRKGWGKTIVVGLDKNLDTMLTFSSFEVLHSGKTLMGSYFGGLKPKSDIHTLAKRYMDKELQLDNFVTHEVDFEDINKAFDLLLEGKSLRTVIRMNK, from the exons ATGAACGGGAAAAACTCCAACACCGCCGGCAAACCTATCCGCTGCCGAG CTGCAATTGCTAGAAAACCAGGGGAGCCGTTGGTGATAGAGGAAGTAATGGTAGCGCCACCTAAATCTTTTGAAGTTCGTATTAAAATCATATGCACTTCGCTTTGTCACAGTGATATTACCTTTTGGAAAATGGAG ACTGCTCCTGCCGTTTTCCCTCAAATACTCGGTCATGAAGCAGTGGG GGTTGTAGAGAGTGTGGGAGAAGGTGTACATGAAGTTGTTGAAGGAGACACTGTGATCCCAATATTTTTGCCCGACTGTGGTGAATGTACCGATTGTTTATCCGAAAAAAGCAACTTATGTACAAAGTTGCCTTTCAGTATCTCACCTTGGATGGATAGGGAGGAGACAAGTAGGTTCACCGACATTAATGGAGAAATTGTATACCACTACTTGTTTGTATCGACTTTTAGCGAGTACACGGTAGTTGACATTGCTCATGTAACTAAAATCGATCCTGCAATACCACCAAACAGAGCTTGTCTGTTAGGTTGTGGAATATCAACAG GCGTGGGTGCTGCCTGGAAAACAGCCAAGGTAGAGGCTGGAACAACAATTGCTATATTTGGACTTGGTACAATTGGGCTTGCG GTTGCTGAGGGAGCAAGGCTATGTGGAGCTAAGAGGATCATTGGTATTGATGTGAACCAGGACAAGTGTGAATTAG CAAAGAAATTTGGAGTCACTGATTTTGTGAATTCCCTTGACTGTGGAGATAAAACTGTGTCCCAG GTAATAACAGAGATGACTGGAGGAGGTGCAGACTATTGTTTTGAGTGCGTTGGTTTAGCATCCTTGGTGCATGACGCTTATGCTTGTTGTCGAAAG GGATGGGGAAAAACGATCGTGGTGGGACTTGACAAGAATCTGGACACAATGTTGACCTTCAGCTCTTTTGAAGTACTTCACAGTGGGAAAACTCTCATGGGGTCTTATTTTGGTGGTCTCAAACCAAAATCTGATATCCATACACTTGCAAAACGTTATATGGATAAG GAACTGCAACTTGATAACTTTGTGACGCACGAGGTCGACTTTGAAGACATCAACAAGGCTTTTGATCTGCTACTTGAAGGGAAGAGTTTACGGACTGTCATCAGGATGAACAAATGA